TCATCttgaattttcttgaaaaactgCCAAATCAAAATGTGCGAAGAAAttgcaaaaactatttttcataaattatgcaaaatagtagttgattgtatttattgtcattgtaaATAGGAACACAAATCtacataaaaatagttttttcgtacttggaaaaacaaaaaaagttatggcgAATAAtgttgtaagaaaaataatccttggtaactgattcatttttgcgaatattgcaaaaattagtaaataaaatgttccaaaaatacaaaatactataTGTTTAGTTAGAGTTTAAAATTTCATGTctaaaatgcatcgttttgtggcatttcttcatataaattgaaaattaacgtttgatgaataaaagagaatataattcagaaaatgacagatatttcagttaaacatacatttttacatgttataattatatgcaaacgaatctccagacaaatttctacaagcTTTCctttatctacgaatccaatattccattcgAATTCCAATTTttacacctaaaaaaaaaaaacccaaaaaaacccAAACTTCAATTTTCACAGATTTCTTttttcccataacttttttggttttgaataaattatgaaagcgTACTTGttcgtatatttatattttgagccGCCAGtccctttttgatttttaactcaACCCGCTATCTAGGCTCCTTGAGCTCCACcaaacattttttgtgtttaGGGTTTAGAATAAGCCCCTCTTATATGCCCCTCCCAAAAATTGGCACTCCTTCTTAGCCAGACCAGGTTGAAAAGAGGcgcccatgcaaaatttcagtctCCAAGATCCAATGGGGTGGGCAACCATAAAGGACACACGCACAACCtctatattacatacatatatacagataataaaacaaaggaattGATCAATGACATTTTCATACACAGTAAGTAGTGATGGATCCAAGGAGTGGCCCTTATTGGTCTATTTGGTGACTACAATaactgaaatgacgtagttccTAACTAAGTTATTTCAGTTGTCCAACATAAGCTCcttcaaatgaattttaaagttgAATGTATGCGGGTAGAGAAggactatatataaaattaaaagtaatcaaTCTAGCAAGACTGATTTTCAAATTCTTGCACCAGATATGTTGCATATTTTTCGACTTCTGAGTCTCTCTGGTTGAtcaaaagaatatttcaatACATCTGAGGGAAACCATTGTCTTTTATCCATGTAGTGGCAAAATTGTATCATACTATATTGAATGATAATAGTCTTAATGTCAACTGCAAGATAAATGATTTCGTATGCGTtgttatgttttctttaacaatGTTTTGATCAAGTGTTCAAATAgactaaacaaacaaatattcatgAAAGTGGTAACGATTGCGGGTGGTAaagggttttaattttttctaacgaaaaattgcaattactccGTTCATATCCAACTAGCTACGGGAATTTTTGCCTCATTGCATTGTtcatctaaaattttataatagttattacataaaaaatacaaaactatgagtttttgttaacatacctaCTACATTGACTTGCAATGTAGGAGGAACTTCATTCGTTATTTACTAACGAGTCGTTCATTTAAGCCTTCTTCTTTCTCATTTTGATGTAAAGGCTGAGAGATGTAGTGACAATTGGTATtaaggattttcttttcctaagctgtggTCATTATAATttactcctgagtagtgaacttcctttgctaatacattcaattatatataaaaccagATTGCACATTTGAGTGTGCTTATAAATGAGAGAGAGTAGCCCTTAGGATTTGtttcagagttataattgtatgccttagttggactccgagtagaattggggatccacATTAGATTAATTCGTGCCAATGACCTTCTGGATTTCCTTCccctcctctcttgtcacagctgattgtagctaatctaatgaagcctcttgacagctaagctgctctccttcaagacattcttcaaattgtttggattactatgttgattttagCATTTCTTCCccttttaacatgcccaaaatatatACGATTTTGTATTactatacgagtatatattctCCAATACAGTGATCATTGACCATTTTGAAGATATCTACCAACAAACAAGAAAAGGAATCAACCAATCAAGTATGAAAATCCTGTATGATTCGAAATGaggataaaaattatatttttaaatatcaacaatTGCTCCATTAAGACATACATTATTGCTATGTTTTTACGACTCTAAAAGACCAGATagtgtattattattagttttaaaatgaaatttttattcatggtCATTGGTCAAACTCTGTCGTCGGGAGAATTGTCTCAAGAATATCCATAGGAAATCCCACACAGGAAGCTATTTCCCGTATGCTCTATCAAGGAGTCACATAATATGTCATTTATATTCTTGGAATTGGATAAGGCAagtgcaagttttttttatgtaagtaaGCTAAAGACAGGGAAGAGTACGAATCAAGTATGAATTATAGATGTGTCATTCCAAGCCCCATCAATCACTCAAAAACAGCCCcatgttctatttttttcaaatttgccacatattttaatattagttaaaaattcaaagatccAAAATTTCGGCCTTTTTTAAATCGatgtataatgaatattttagaagatatcgatctactttaaaaccatttaatagataattgttttttcttttgttttattttactgtaaaaactaaaggactcaagggaatgAGGACAATCAGtagcacggcgttacctcgctaacacaaaaataccctatgtattttgttgtgagctgtCCATTTCCTcatctcccttgatacgtcataaattttaatattatgtaatttattttaaaaatggtgaagaaataatatgacagggATAGTCTGTGAGTATTTAAgagatttaaattgaatttggtatgattgacctatttggctaactaccagatgatttcgggcctttttcggtttcttttgaGGAAAGGTTGTATGAACCTCTAAAAATAACGACGTGGTAGAAGAAAAACctgatatttctttttctttgctgattggcttaaaattgtcggCTGCCATCAGGTTTATTTTAAAGATCTTGAAGGcaatttatgtactactttgtgagcttaattgaattatttctgataattaaGCAGTACTTATTAATTGGAATATGTTTTTCGTAATGGTAACGTGCAAGGGCAGtgtattataagaatataatgtCTTGACTTGATTTTGTGgctacttttcaaaaatatccgatccaacactaatatttttgcaatgtaATGGAAACAAGATCTTATTTGGTTTAATTAACCATCgacatttgtaagaaaaattcaaaggacCAGTACCTAAGAGCTACAGTCTCAAGAATATGTCCTAAGGACCAACAGTCTGAAGAACCGATAGCACTTGTCCTAACACTGGACTGGACCgtataaataaagactgacacaacattagtaaatagtggtccattaaaatctgaatattttgaattttaaacttcaacaagatatataatttattaattaacaatcgaatttcaaccaaattaatacaataaatagatgtgcgcATAGctatcttaataattaatgtagctgtccttagtggcaatgatggcttccaggcgtcGACAGAAGGTCtagctgcagatgtagtcctctgtcatggcgtcccagtgctgactgacagtggatTTGAGAGCCTTGGTGTTTGCATTAAGGACACTTCAGGATTTCCCtgatacgagggtcgtttgaaaagttcgTGCAAGGTCTGAGAGATGGCACCACTTGCGAGGtttgaggttatgtttagttagtagcatctcttgaaagAACAATCACTAACTTTGagccagatcagtctatttctttctgtttggtattcgtttgaatcgaggaagtggagtaattttcaaaaatggaggAAAAGAATTTTGTgagttgattaaacattactttatgaaaggcaaaacgcctcaggagactaaaaagaagcttgataaacattataagGACTCTTTACAttcaattagaacagtttataattagtttcaaaattttcagagtggccatatgggcacaagtgacgatGAACGTTCTAGGCGCCCTGTtaaggttactactccagaaatcattgataaaatccatgttATGTTGTGTAAaattgctagtgctgtgggcatctcgatgaacgtgtacataatattttgcaacaacATTTGAACTTGACAAAGCTATCTGCAAGATGGGTGCCGCGATTTCTCACGCTTGATCAAAAACGAAATCATGTGAAGTGTTGCAAGGCCGGTTTGAAGCTGTTCCAGAATAATCTATAGGACATTAAGCGTCGTTTAGTCAGTACTGATGAAACATGGATCATTACCCTTACTCCTGAAACCAAACAACTAAATCTAAACAATGGGTTATCAGAGGGGAATCTGCGCAAAAAAGACAAGACTGCTCCTTCGTCTGGAAAGATTATAGAGACTGTCTTTTGGGATTTttaaggaataatcctcatcgactatctgggaaagggtaaaactattataaGTGTTTATTATTcgtcgttattggaccgtttgaaaacggagctgcaagaaaaacgcccacGATTGCCCTACAAAAAAGGtccttttccatcacgacaatgtaGTAAATGTCACCTCAGCAGCTGGGGTCTCAAATGTAGTGGAAAAAGGTTCCAACTCCTTTCACGTACTCCCCTATTCTCCAGACTGGCTAACTCCTACGACTATTTGTTcccaaatttgaagaaatggcTGGGGGggagatattttattcaaacgaGGAGGTGATTGCAGaaatgaataactatttttcaGACTTGGACAAATCCTATTATTCGGAAGGGGGATCAAAAAACTAGAGCTGTGATGGGCAAagtttatatgattaaaaagaaaatatcttgaaaagtagtttttatttacgaccctcaaatatattaaaaaaagttatccagTTTGTGAAGGAGACCTTGCCACTTATTAGCTggatacattatttttctgatGGATGTGgagcacaaaataaaaacttgcaaagttattttataaagtaactctaatatatgacatatatatatgcatCTCGTGATTTTATGTACCTACATCTTCCTGTTCTGTCTTCAACTCTATAGAGataccttcaaaaatattttaaaaatgtaatgacaTCATATTAGCTACATTCAAAAAGAATTCAACAAATCTTCCCTTCTGATTGAAGACCTAATATAGGATATGTTGCATAAAAACATACAACTAACTCTCAAATATCCATAATTGAAGATAAGCCTGACCACATatcaatagttatatttattgttttttccatataagtatatataatataattgataaattattaaccCATATTCGTATATCTCGTTCCTTCCTTCTCCTCGTGCTTTTTGCCCTTAGAAAAATGTCTACTCCAAGGTATATATACCTTGGAGTAGACATTAATCCCCTCCCCTCTTCCTATGTCAATATTACTAAATAGACAATGGCCAATGGTGAAAATCAGTGCAGaatgggcatttaaaaaaaaaagcaaccacaaatcaacatggcaaccttaacaattggaagaatattttgaggagagaaagaataatgctcatgatgtttccttagatcagctacaatcagctgtgacaagggaggaaggagaaaaggatatagaCAAGGACATTtggaagaattactccgatgtttatccccaattctaccctgagtccaacaaggacttacaataataactccacaacaaatcctcaggggtaCACTCCCTTctcaaatgttcaatcaggttagacctataatttaatgtaaagaAGGGGATGTTCACttcttaggaattaaataataatgacaactgttaagGAAAAGAATGTTCAATCTCAGACGACCAATTCCCaggattaatagaaatacaaggttagaccatcatgtaatcgggcttgcaaGAATGTTCAATCTAATGTATTGGTCCGAGTGCTGGGCAAAACAGGCAGGTTGTGGCAAAACACGCAAGCACTcttattctatgacgtcactattgctagaattttccatttaatgtatcgtaccggcTGTTGGGcatgaaaaacagattttgacaaaataagcaacccctcatctactatgacgtcaatattaaaaccgtggtggaagtcaaaaatCACTCGTACAGGCGTTATGGTATAgctttatatttctattaaccttgctacaACGAACTTTCATCACTGATACTAATACACTGTCTATACTCACCTATATAGCTCGAGCTATAGGCAGTACTGCCTATTGAGAGTGATGAAAATTCAGTGTATTTTtcgctgttttttttaattctttggaaaaaatttcaaatttagagttatttccaaaaaaattaattttttggaaaaaaatttgtaaaatttaagtaaatttcaaattttttgatttttttttctttaaatatttcattttctagtacatttattcattttatttatgaaaatcattttttctaaaggGATCACCACGAGCAGAAGTCCAATTCTTGAAACCAATTTCCttttactttttccaataaatggaCTTATATTCCATCAATTTTGCGTTCGCTATttttctgagctcttctaatgTCGCCGGCTAATTGCTGTTAACCAATTACTTGACGTAAACCTCAAAAGAATAATCTAAGGACGTTATATCGTACGACTGAGGTTGGCCAATCAACTGGTCCGTTTCTCGAAATAAAGTGCTATCCACATTTGCTTTTTGATTGTAACGTTTGCTGTGTGACAAGTGGCgccgtcttgttgaaaccacatgtTTGCTAATCCATAACTTTCAATTTgggcaaaaaattgaaaataataatcagtTATCATTGTGTAATAGCGATTTCTATTTACAGTAATGTGGCGATTATCAtcatcaacgaaaaaatatgACCCAATAATCCCTCTAGCATGAAGTTCACACcgaacagtaattttttgggatgCAATGATGTCTTGTGAAAAACTTGTGGATTGCTGCTTTACCAATAACGCATACTTTGCTTATTAAccaagccattgagccaaaaatgagcTTCATCATTGAAGATGATTTTGCGCTGAAAATGAGGATCAGTATTGAACGgctattttgataataaatttggataatttgcaaTCAATTGTATATAACTTCATGAGTAAATGCTTACTATTAAAGTTTCTAAATGTCAATGCATGAAAAGAAATATGGTGTCGTTTTTTCCCGAGcggaaattaaaattgaaatgtcCCTAAAGAAAAACCCTTGATCTTTGAGTTTTTAACCAACTGCTTTGCCAGTGTGGCAACAAGGAACCACATAAAAACCTTTGCATTCACTTGACAGTAGTTCAATATCATATGCGAAAATGAGAACATTATGGATAAATATCCCCGATAACTTCCTCTAAACAACTGTTTCTTAATCTTGGAGGAGGTACTAACCCCCCCCAAACCCTTTTCAATTGGTCTCAAGTGGAGCCCGAACCCCTGAGACTGACTCACTGAACCCCTATGGTTCGATCGAGCCCAGGTAAAGAACCATTGCTCTAGAGGATCTTCAACGCCAgcaaggaataatatttttatattttcgaaTATTTATCACAATCATTCACAAAAACTTGCTATGTCTCCACATCTTTCTCAATATATATCTCTTATAGACCTTAAATCAAGTTAAGTAATTTAGGTAAATACTCAAACAGTGGTACTTCTCAAAAACTATCATAATACTGTCAACTAGAAATATAAtacgtaattttaataaataaaagaaacttatgtGGAAGTGAGATACGATCAAGTCTTTAGCAATGATCAGGAATTCTTATTACGACGACCAATATGTTTAGGCTCAATGAaggaatattctttaaaaagtacttaatttttAGTTGATGGTACTATGATAGTTAACAGTAATGGAGTATTTACCATGTATGTTATATAATGTCTtgtgaaatattattatcaacttGGAAATCTGGTCACTGTTTCTTTAccaatataacttaaaaattaattacatttattaacgTTCTGATGAAAAATTTGCGTTGGTTACAAATGGTAAAATATTTGTCATCATGAATACAACAAAAGGTTCATTGCCAAAATTCATTCCACCTAACAGATGATTGTActtcaattgtatatttttatcgttacataagaaatatgaactattttaaactaatgtaaaaaaataaaaataggtatGCTAAATGAATAtcgaaagtaatataaataaccTTGTAATTTGTCtgagtataaaatgaaattattaagttaaaataataaaaatatttcgataATATAGTCCATTTTCCTCTTGAacttgtcttttatttttatatcctgtaagatgattttttatacattaatcaAATTTCCTGTTTATGAAGCACAAATATACTTGATATTCAAAATTCAAGGTCCCGAATAGATTTTTAACAAAGGTATGATTCAAAATAACggaaaaatcattaatatttattattaaatttcagaaTATTAACCACCTTCtaaaacctctttttttttgaacaaaagttaAAGCTTGTTCATAACTCATAAGTAAACTAGAATGTCTATTAGAGCGGCATTTATCAAAGTTAGTGCCGTAGGACATTGGTCGCCCCCTTAATGTGaccttgaaattattttgaaatctaataataataaggcatttcatttatagatatatttgaaaacattctttttaaatatgaaaggataaaattttaaattcattatagtaaaataaatatatacaatcagGCCAAAAAATCTGTCTCAAGTAACCATTGTCAATGCCCCGCATTTATTTGTGAAATGAAGCTTCATTTCAGTTCTCCtgctcttatttttttgttgctttggCGATCAAGCAAATAGTGAATCTGTTTTTATagttaaagttattattaaattcattatttacagTTCCTTTTATTCTCTACTCAGTACTGCCTCgtctaaataaacataatactTGTTTTTAGGCTATGCAGTGTCATTTtcgtatcattttttatactagAGTGCCTTGAGATTTTGTGCACTTTTGAAAGGTGCCCTGAccgaaaaaagtttgagaaacaccGTGTTAGAGAACccacttattatatattaagataaaggcctgatataattatttagaaagaaaataaactgaaaagGATACAATTAAACAGAAggaaattaattagttaacaTCACATGTCAACCtagctattaataaataagaggAAGAACTCTTGTacaacaacaatataatatattttttatttctaaattatcgtacaaacatcaaatattaaagagattcaaatataataataaaaatctctCCACACGGATTTTTTATTTAGCCTGAGCAGTAAAAGGTATTTTAACAACATCACAATTCTCTTGAATAATTTCCCGACAAGTTTTCATGtcctttttcattatatatatataaagattcaTCATGGTAATTTTTGTGGCAAGCTCTACACTCTTAGGACCCGTGCTTTTATCTAACACCCCTTTTGCCTTATCCAATTCACCTCGAAGAGCAAAGGCAACAGATAGATTAAAGTTGAGGGCTGAAAATCCAAGCCCACCATAGGGCGTATTCTTTTTGAAACAATCATCTGATTCATCCCCACCAGATGACATTTCTGTATCCAAGGACTGAAGTGTTAAAGGACCCAAATGTTCAGTAGCCTCAGATATACGATCCAAATAGATTAGAGCTTCTCCCGCGTAGAGGTGTCCGAGTAATTTGTAGGTGGAGCCATCTTTAATATGAGTGGAGGCGGACACGAGGAAATCTAAGAGTTCTTGTGCTTTATGAAAGGCAGTTACATAGTCTTTTATCAAAAGACAAACATAACTATGGTTGACAAGGGTTGCAGCAAACAAGGACTCTTGTTTATATCTGTTCATTTTAATCAGAACACTTGCATTCCTCAAGCAAGAGAGAGCAAAatctaaattcaaattattatttttgggtgGATTTAATGGAACAGGAACGGATACTCCGGGATGTGTAAAGGGATGTCCCCCAGAGTCagtcaaaactattttttgatactgAATTGGACCTATACTTGTGAGAGTCGTACTTTTATGCTTCAAATCCCGGATGGAAGCGACTGAGTCCGAGTATGTAGGCACAGAGTTCAGTTGTTGGTAGCTCTGGATACAACACTCAGCCATGTGGAGCCATAGAGAAGGCCTCTTTTGAAACATTGGAAGGGTTTTGATAAAGTATTCAAAGCTGAGCTCTGTGTATGTTCCAGAGTTGAGAAGAGCTATTGCCAAATTATAtgtgatttcaatttttttgttgatgagcAAATACTCGGGGGTGGTTCTCCCTTCAGatatgtcttttttattctcttcttCATCAAAGAGCTTAATCGTTTTTTCTAGAGCCTCTTGCAAATAATGAGATGCAAGGTTGGGCTTGTCCTGCATAATATGAACGATGCCAACATTGTTGTGGTAAAATGAATCCACTTCCGAGTTTCCATTCTCTATCACAAGGTTAGCCAATAGTTTATGAGCCTTCCTTGGATTCCCTTTGATGTACTCCATATTTGAGCGAAGAAATTCAAATGTGTGGTTATATTTGTCATCTTGGAATGAATGACTGTCCttgaaatcctttttaaaagctttgtgATTTTTGGAGAGAAGAAGACTTTGTACTTTGAAAAAATGCTTTGTGAGCTCAGAACTACTACCCAAATCGTTGAGGCATTTTTGAAGCTTTTCCCCTTGACGAGTACAGACATAGATTCTACAAAGGAGACTATACACTCTTTTCTGAAAGGTATCATCGTGCGTAGAGTGGTTCCCTTCCAGTAACtagaaaaaagagaatatatcAATAAGACTACTAATGAAAAGCAAGGGGATTTCCGCACTTTGAGAAGATGATGCTCCGCTTGTGtgaattgtctttgaaaaaGTTGGTGAGAGCAAGATTATACAAAACTATTCCTTGATTCTCAGGATCATATTCAGGAGAGTCCCTAACAAGTGAGGTCAAAGACGCTTGAAACTGaagtaaattgatttttttgccaaaGAATTGAGTCAGAATGAGATTATGAGTGACGATCACATCTTCGGGGCGTAATTTTGCTAGGGATTCCATGGGCGGGAGAGCTCCAGAGTAATCTGAGAGGGAAAATGCCTTCGAAGCCTCTGTTGAGAGAGCAATTTCTTCTTCTGTGAAACTACAAGACACAGAAGAACTAATATCTACAGATGAGCCATCATCTGGTTCAACAGATGAAAGACCCACATCCTCTATGTTCTCCATACTCTGTGACAATGTTGTGGGTTTCGTCTCTTCTTCGGAGGGATCCATTAGAACTATGACGTCACCTAATACGTCACTTTTACTTGGTtgtcaactttatttttaatttgatctagCTCAAATCCCTTAGTCCACCTGAATATCCAGGGTTTATTTGAAAACCtatgaagaaaaatagtttGGTCAAGGAGGAATGGCTATGCCTTGCATAACCAAGAGAAACCCCTCTGAAAGAGGGGACGAAGGTTTAAAAGTTGAAAGTATTTGTTTGATTGTGGATTTGGTTGTTTGTTTGCCATTGGGGAAGGGCAAGAGGTTGCGTGATTTGGTTTTCTTTCTCCTCAATGATTTGCAggttttaattttctgttattattatttatcgcTTATTCATTGATCCTTTTAATCTATTCCGAGAGGAGTCGTCTGACAATTGTGATTCTTGATTAGAAGTGAGTGGCGTTAATAGAAAGCGACAAGATGGGAAAAGACTACTTGGGAGAGCATATGCGACGTAGCAATGACAAGGAGGATAAAGATGAAATTGAAGTGAAGCCCCTGGACGAGTCGGACATTGCACTGCTCAAGGCCTATGGGCAGGGACAATACTCCAAGTCCCTGAAGCAAGTGGAGACGGATATTTCCGAAATCACAAAGCGTGTCAACGAACTAGCTGGAATAAAGGAGTCAGACACGGGTTTGGGTCCTCCAGCCGTTTGGGATCTTGCTGCTGACAAGCAGGTCCTTCAATCGGAGCAGCCCTTTCAAGTAAGACCACCCCTAAATACCTGTAGATAGAGTCTAATGCAACTGATTTGTTCCTCCTTTAGGTCGCACGATGCACCAAAATCATCAACGCCGACTCGGACAATCCACAATACATCATCAATGTCAAGCAATTTGCCAAATTCGTGGTGGATCTCGCCGAATCAGTAGCCCCAACAGACATTGAAGAAGGAATGCGCGTGGGTGTGGATCGGAACAAGTATCAAATCCACATTCCCTTCCTCCTAAAATTGATCCCACAGTCACGATGATGCAAGTGGAGGAAAAACCAGATGTAACCTACGGAGATGTCGGAGGCTGCAAGGAACAAATTGAGAAGCTGAGGAAGTCGTAGAAACACCTCTTATCCACCCTGAAAGATTCGTGAATCTTGGCATCGAACCACCGAAGGGTGTACTTCTATATGGACCCCCTGGTACAGGAAAAACCCTTTGCGCCCGAGCTGTTGCTAATCGTACGGATGCTTGCTTCATTCGAGTCATTGGCTCTgaacttgtacaaaaatatgtgGGTGAAGGAGCTCGAATGGTGAGAGAGCTCTTTGAAATGGCACGCACTAAGAAAGCCTGTCTCATTTTCTTTGATGAAATTGATGCTGTGGGAGGGGCTCGCTACGATGATGGTGCGGGGGGAGACAATGAAGTTCAGAGAACAATGTTGGAGCTCATTAATCAACTTGATGGATTTGATCCTCGAGGTAACATCAAGGTTCTTATGGCTACGAATAGACCGGATATTTTGGATCCTGCTTTAATGCGACCTGGAAGATTGGATCGTAAAGTGGAGTTCGGACTTCCGGATATGGAAGGAAGAACTAATATATTCAAGATACATGCCCGTTCTATGTCCGTGGAGAGAGATATTCGTTATGAACTCCTGGCACGTCTATGTCCCAACTCAACGGGTGCTGAAATTCGAAGTGTCTGTACTGAGGCAGGCATGTTTGCCATTCGCTCAAGAAGGAAAGTAGCAACCGAAAAGGATTTCTTGGATGCTGTCAATAAGGTTATTAAAGCCTATGCTAAGTTTTCATCCACTCCAAAGTACATgacttacaattaaattttattttaaattttgtaactcTCGACCTCAAGCTATTATTACCTATCGgcatattaattatcattatttgtaaagtataaatataaatacatacgtttcttttgataattatttgtttaaggTCTTCATCGGGCAATTTCTTTTCCATCATCTAAAATCTACATACTATATTGAAAACCAAATCGAAtgtaagggtttttttttttttcatttttaaagtattttttaattagattctacactcataaatttataatgtttccAGAAT
The genomic region above belongs to Lepeophtheirus salmonis chromosome 8, UVic_Lsal_1.4, whole genome shotgun sequence and contains:
- the LOC121122837 gene encoding CCR4-NOT transcription complex subunit 10-A, which encodes MEYIKGNPRKAHKLLANLVIENGNSEVDSFYHNNVGIVHIMQDKPNLASHYLQEALEKTIKLFDEEENKKDISEGRTTPEYLLINKKIEITYNLAIALLNSGTYTELSFEYFIKTLPMFQKRPSLWLHMAECCIQSYQQLNSVPTYSDSVASIRDLKHKSTTLTSIGPIQYQKIVLTDSGGHPFTHPGVSVPVPLNPPKNNNLNLDFALSCLRNASVLIKMNRYKQESLFAATLVNHSYVCLLIKDYVTAFHKAQELLDFLVSASTHIKDGSTYKLLGHLYAGEALIYLDRISEATEHLGPLTLQSLDTEMSSGGDESDDCFKKNTPYGGLGFSALNFNLSVAFALRGELDKAKGVLDKSTGPKSVELATKITMMNLYIYIMKKDMKTCREIIQENCDVVKIPFTAQAK
- the LOC121122996 gene encoding LOW QUALITY PROTEIN: 26S proteasome regulatory subunit 7-like (The sequence of the model RefSeq protein was modified relative to this genomic sequence to represent the inferred CDS: inserted 2 bases in 2 codons), which gives rise to MGKDYLGEHMRRSNDKEDKDEIEVKPLDESDIALLKAYGQGQYSKSLKQVETDISEITKRVNELAGIKESDTGLGPPAVWDLAADKQVLQSEQPFQVARCTKIINADSDNPQYIINVKQFAKFVVDLAESVAPTDIEEGMRVGVDRNKYQIHIPXPPKIDPTVTMMQVEEKPDVTYGDVGGCKEQIEKLXEVVETPLIHPERFVNLGIEPPKGVLLYGPPGTGKTLCARAVANRTDACFIRVIGSELVQKYVGEGARMVRELFEMARTKKACLIFFDEIDAVGGARYDDGAGGDNEVQRTMLELINQLDGFDPRGNIKVLMATNRPDILDPALMRPGRLDRKVEFGLPDMEGRTNIFKIHARSMSVERDIRYELLARLCPNSTGAEIRSVCTEAGMFAIRSRRKVATEKDFLDAVNKVIKAYAKFSSTPKYMTYN